Below is a genomic region from Cloeon dipterum chromosome 2, ieCloDipt1.1, whole genome shotgun sequence.
AGAAAGCCTATTGAGGTCAGAATTTCTTAGCTCAATATCAAAATAACTTCCAACTTCTCATCTTTCAGGGATATGACATCAGCTTTCTGATTACTAACTTCCACACAGAGCAAATGTACAAGCACAAGCTTGTGGACTTCGTTATTCAGTTCATGGAGGAAATTGACaaagaaatttcagaaatgAAGCTCGCTGTGAATGCTCGCGCACGCATTTGTGCCGAAGAACTTCTGAAGAGGTTTTGAAGCGCACCTATGCTCCATTTTCATGTTGTTTTTAATCTCGTATTTTATATAAACCAGCGGCAATCTTTCCAGTCATTCCTCTAAAAGCCTATTcataatttatctattttctTTAACTACAATTGAAAGGTATGTAAGAAAAACTCCTCGagtcaaaaaatataacctcAATATTATTACATCAAACTACTATATTTGTTTCAATGACCACATCATGAAGTAGTGATAAGTTTAGATACTTTTGCAAAGGTTTAACCAAATGCAGACACATTTAAATATGATATCTTCTCTGTCCAACTTTATATTGCACACAAACAAATTGTCACCAGTTGTAAAGCTTTAAAATACGTGTTCAACATAGAATAAATTCAAGTATAGAATTCACTGTGCAAAATCACAACTCTTATGCCACTATCAACTGATACTTTGAGAGCAAGTAGAAGTATTTTTTGATGACAGCAAGTGCTGGATGACTGATGGAAAACTGGTGAGCTTCACCTGCAGCCAAATGGGGAGATTGTTTCTGTTTTCAAAAACTTGCTGATCCCCTGCTGATGTAACAAAGGAAGTGGTTCCCTTCGATGAGTCCACGGTCAAAATTGACCCGTCACTGTACTGGACTTGGACTTCGCCATTGGACAACTAAACACTCACTAGTTAGTATAGattgcttgaaaattattgtttctcaTTACCTGATTCGCAACACCTACTCCTGGGATATAGGCTGATCTCACTACCTGGACATTGTGTTGATTTCTGGCGAGCTGCGTAGTTTTGATCACTGCTGCACTGTTAAAACCTTTGTCGAGCATCGATAAGTGGGGCTGAAACAGCATTTTGTTGAAGAAAAGCCTTGATTTTTACGTATGTGATCTCACCTTACTGGGAGGCGTAATTACAGTGGGTTGGTTTTCCTTGTTTGCTTGGAGGGCGTTGGATATCACGGGTCGTTTGCCAATAATGACTGGGAAGCATTTCATTCCGCTGGATGCAACATCTTGCAAAGTTCTCTCCACCAGCTCGCAATGCTTTAAACACTGGTACAGAAAAAAGAGGAGTATTTACACATGAGAGTAATTTAGAAGCTAACCAACCTGATAAGCATGATTCCATAGTATTTGCTGCGAAGGAGACAGTGAGCCAGAATCACCAGGATCTACTTCAACATGGGAACTACTATCTgttgtaattttccaaattcctGCTGTTCTCGATACTTTTTGACCTACAAAATGATCCCTCATGCAACATTTCCTAATTACAAGATTTCTCAAAGAAATACCTCCAAGGAAGTTGGTTTCAAAGTTTGGCAGGGGTTGGTTTTCCATCAGTACACACTTTGCCCTATCACTAAACAAAGTAACTTTGGGTGTCACAGCTTTCACCAAATCCACAAATCTTGATGCGTAGATATACTTGGTGAAGTATTTTTCAGGTAGATTGTCATAGCTGAAAATGTGATCCGCGCCATTCGATGGCAAGGTTGCTGGCTGGTCGCATACTTCGACTCCTTTGCCTTTGTTTGGTCGGTATAAGATGACCTAATCaaagtttttagttttaaaaaaatatgtctgGGCAAAATACAAAGTAAACGTGCAAATACAGGAGCAAGATTTTTACCCTCAGACCGTCTCCAGATATTCGGCAGACGTCCATGACTTTTTCTGAGGTCAAGCCTTTtctcagaaattccacaaccACTTCTCCGGTCTCTAAAATTGTGAGAACTGCTTTTTTCGTCTGGTGCCTCACTGGTTGAAGACGCGTGGTATTGAGTGGAGGcggtaaatttttctttgcttcaTTTGGAAATGCTGCACTGGTTGCCTCTGGCATGTCCGCAGCTCTATAAAATGACAGATTATTTTTACCATCCACTTTCTGTAGTGAATTTAGTCCAAACAtgtttaactaaaaaaatgaaatcaacaTTGACCAATGATTACGAGTCTCAGCCACGTAATTTTAGCGGCTGGCTGAACAAGCTATAACTGAATTTTGGGCAGGCTgacaaaagacaaaattttataattgaagtGATGACTAAtattgtcaatattttttcttgcactttttaatttttctagtttaTTGGCTTGCGGATGGCACAGCTTAGTCGAATCACGGCGGCTGGCCACGAGACCCAAATTAGTCAGCTAGTGAGACGCAGCGTGGCGGGCTGAAACCTCAACCATGATGCTGTATTTCCTATTTAAtccttaattttatgtattgacaatagcaagaataaacaagaatataatatataactGGCAGAGTTCAACTTGAAGGTAGTACCTTGGATGACAATCCATGGACCATTCCGAACTCCTTGTTTCAAACTCACAACCTGTGCCTGAAGACTTCTGAGGGTtgcttgtgtgtgtttggTAGTAGGAATGAGTTGGATTATTCCCAGCATTACAATTTTGTCCAAGTACAGGCACAGCATGGGAAATGCATGGTCTGGGATCTACAACTGCAACACTGCAAGCAAAATCAGGGTTAAGAGAATCAATTTAGATCTAGGCTTTCTAAAATGAATATCTTTCCCACTGTTCAGATTCAATGCAAAGTTTAAAAGGCTCTTTGAATTTGAGTGGTTTAACAAGTTCCGATTACCAATGCAACTAAtcttttacttaaaaaaaaaatacctgtgTACTGGCTGCGATGAGGAATGGCTGCAAAAACTGTTTTGGCTGTGGCACGATCCAGTGTGGACCAGGGATCGTTGTAGATCAACAAGAGCAGGGTTAGGATGTTGATGTCTGCTTGAATGAGCCAAATTTCCACAGGGACCACCCCATGACATATGATTTTCTGACCTACATGGCAAACAAAGAATTTTTAGAACAGAAACTAAGATGAAATCAGTATATTGGCAATTACATATTTCCACATCTGTTCAAAGAAAACTGGCTCATGATTGGTTGGCTGTAGTTCTGCTTTGCAGCTGATTGAATGATATGGTGGGATGACTGAACACTGCTTCCTGGCCGGTCTGTCCGACTTGACATGGTGCAAAGGCCGCTGTCTTCACCTAGCCATCTCTAAAGGAAACGTTATTAGCTAGTGTTTACGTGGGAAAACTTGTTGCAATGTTACCTCACTGCTATTTTCCTTGACCAAGCTTTTCCTTAAGAAAGGATGGTCAAGAACATCATGAAGTTTCATCCTTTCCTTTGGGTTCTTCTTAAGAAGACACTGGATCAAGTCTCTTGCCTCTGAAGAAACGTGATCAGGAATCTGCAAATAGTCCATGGATGATGGATATTGAAGTCATTGAAAACAAACACTCTAGAAATACCTTGTAGTTGGCCATGACAACTCTGGTGAGAGTGCTCTTGATTTCATCAGTATCAAATGGGGGTCTTCCAACTAGCAGAGTATAAATCATGCATCCCAAGCCCCACACGTCAGCTTCTAGGCCATGAGCTGATTTTGTGGCTACCTCTGGTGATATATAGTTAGGCGTCCCACACATAGTCATATGTTTGTCCTCGAGCCGTTTTAATTGCGTTGCAAGGCCAAAATCAGCtattttctgaataaatatttcttagctgaagtattttaatttcttcttggTGCACTTACTACTCTCATTTCACTCATATCGTCTACAAGTAGCAGATTGGCCAATGTGAGGTCTCTGTGGAGAATTCGATGTGAATGCAGGTACAAGAGTCCTTGTGTTACTTGACGTATAATCTGACTAACTGAAGAATAAAGAAATTGTCATTAATATGACAAGTTTTGCATGTACATacaccaataaaaaatatcacctttCTCTTCTGATAAAGGATGGGATAGAGATCTGATATGCCGTTGTAGTTCACCACCCAAACACAGCTCCAAAACAAGGTACACATAATTATCATCttcaaaaaatgtatacaaTTCCAAGACTGAAGGATGTTTTAGCCGAGAATGAATTTGCACCTCTTGTCGAACACGATCAACCATTCCTTGtgctttcatatttttcttgtcgatctgcaaataatacaaaattggtAGAGAACAAAAGTTTCAATTATTCGCTCacatattatttgtaaaaacataaataaataatataataattaccaTTTTGATAGCTACATCAAGTCCAGTTTTGCAGCACCTCCCTCGGTAAACGCTGGCAAATCCACCCTTACCAATAAGGGCTGTGACTTCATACTCCTGAAATGGAATTGTCAAAACACTTGATTCCACAAATATTGCATGAAATCACCTGGATGCTCTCTCCAAAGCTGTTTCCTGGAGGTGCCATGCCCATGTAGAGGAATTACGACAGCTAATTTTACGACAAAATgatgaaacttaaattttctaatggAAGGCTTCAGGCCATCGTTCCAGGCTCGTGTGACCAACGAAGAAAAAATGCATGTTTGAGTTATAATTTGACACAAGTTGACAACAATAAAGAGCTATGGGCGAATGTTAATGAACGACACAACCGGCGCCAAACCAGTCTGTTTGTTTACACTCAAAAAAGGCGCGGTGCGCGGTCCACTCATCTTTTGGGGAATATTATGCTGTGCGACTGCGCAGCGCACCACAACATGTGCACGACACTGACGACACACCCCTTTCTGTTCGCAACTATTCATTTTCCATTCAACGAGAAGTTGTCCAGGTCCAGAGTCCAGACCTGAGATCATTCCTGGACAGTACGAGCGGTGCAGTTAAGATTTCTATCAAATATCATACTTTTAAGTTGCGACACACGCAATGAACAATATGCTGAAGAACACATTGAAATTGATACCATCGACTCTAGGAATCTGCTCAAATATAatggtaaataataatatatgtaattattGTATCTAGCAACATTATTAATGTTTCAATGACTGGCCGCAATAATTTACTTCCCGAAAAGTTTCAGCAATTACGTACACGTTGGGTGGATTGCCGTATGATTCGAGACTTCAAAAGGAGAAAGTGTGTAGTGGAATATGCAGATGAGAGGCTTCGACTCCGaaccatattaaaaaataaagttctgCCAGTTGCGATCAGGGTAACGCTTCTATTTTCATTACCAGGAACATAAACCAACCCatgaaattattacattttaggAAGACGCTCGGGCTATGATTATGGAGTTGCCCCGAAATTCTCATCCTTATCGCACCACCTACAGATGTGCTTTGACTTCTAGACCTCGGGGGAACGTGAAGCCTTTCCGAATGAGCAGAATTGTATGGCGTGATTTGGCAGATCATAATAGACTCTCAGGAGTTCAGAGAGCCATGtggtaaatttataaattaaaatcagattcATGATAGATCAGATACATAGAtgattatgtatttaaattaaacgaagaatttcaagtatttggacttttatttaaaatattaatctatACATACAAAAACACTGGAatgttacttaaaaatatctttccgTATGGTGAGAGATGGCAAAGCAGAGGGGCCTGGAGGTGCGCCTGAGAGGTTGAAATAGGGATTAATATATATAGTGAAATAAGCTGTAGAAAATATATACCTGCACTACTAGTGCGAGGAACTACTCTGACACTAGGCTGGGGCAGAATTTGAATGTCATCATTATCACTCTCCCTTGTTACGTTCCCAACCCTTGGTCCTCCTGATGTGGACTGTTGTTGAAATTTGGAATTGAACATTCTCCCCAAGTTGTCAAGCATAACGACCGAGTTCTCCTCCAGGTGATTCATCATTCTCATATCTCTATGCGATGAGCTTACATGACTCTGATATCCAGTTTGTGGCATGCCATTTGGATTTTGCAATATATTTGGAGGCATCCCAGGGCCTCTTGGCATGAATCTATTCAGTATGTTGGGGTCCATCTAAGCAACAAGCACGTTAGTTAAACATttacaaattgaataatataacGATCACTCTACTAAAGCTCTCGCTTTTGCGATGAGTACGcaagaaaatcttaaaatgaaCGACTACCAGATATTAACAAGAATTCATAACttaatggaaacaaaaattaagttatttttttaacaaagaatgATAATgcattgcaattatttataagatcaacatttttcaaattttagtacTTACCTGCCGAATACTGGCAAGATTTTTATATATCTGAAGATTCAGCTCATGCTGACGCGCGGACTGGAAAGATGGAATAGTTTAGtcgtaaaatgtttatttgaatataGCGTGCTTACGTTCAAATCATACTGTTGAGCACTAGCAGCACGAGCAATTCGCATCTGTTCCTCATACAGTGCAGCACCTGAAACAAATCGAATTAGTCTAGAGTTAACCAATATAAGTTGTTCAAAATTCGGGGGACTTGTTTGGCCAGAAATAATTAAGCCTGACATTGGCACACACctgaaaatgcattaaattgtACTTAAACGTGGTCCTTCACAGTGGGTTTATTCTTTGTTTTCCTTAGAATTAAAGCCTATAAAGATTCTCAGAACTTAGTCTGCAAGAAGAGGGGATGTAGTGTGACGGAAACAATCAAGGAAAACAAGTCCTTTGGCTTGCGTCACTCACACTGAACCACTaaggaaaaaatacagttCTTGGCCGCTCTGGAAAGGAACGCGCGGTAGGAGCTTAGTCCACTGAAGGAACACTATTTAAAAGAGAGTAAAATATCCGAGTATTTGAAAAATAGGACAAGAAATATTGGAGAATCGTCAACCTCCAATTAGCATCCTGCAGCGGAATTGCTAACTTTTGGGTTCAAGCAAAAGAGCTTGACACCAAAAATGCTGGCACTACTCTGGAATCATCGTGAATATACTATAAATTGATTGCTTTTCACAATTAACTTCCAGTTTTATGGGCTCCGCACAATATTTTTCGGAATCTTGTTTCACTTTTGggtatttttactttccagAGTAAACATTTCCGGGTCACTGCTGATGTCAGTTTTTGGGGGCCAAGCCTGGCAACCCAAAAATACTTACTTTCTCTCTTCCTGATTTCTTCAAACTTGTCTTGCTCAAATTCTTCCCAAGCTGCCTGCACTTCTGCTGCCGTCAACTTCTCCTCGGGTCTATCCTCCAAGAGAGAATCGTGCTCAAAGTAATGTTGAATGATAGTTTTGTGCTTGTTGTACAATTCAGCCAAGAGTCGATCCTGAGAGAAAGCAGTTCCTCTGTCTTTAGACttattaattgcaaaagaaaacatacTTTGGGAAATAATGGAGTTTCATCACTCTCTTCATGCGGATTGAAAGAATACAACTCCTCCAAATCAGCTTGCGTGAAGTGGCGATCAATTGCTTGCTTGTCCACCACTCTGCCCGAGAGAGCCAGCTTGGTTACTTGTCTGTCGTAAATTTTCTCCTCCATGGTACCcttcatttgaaaatacaCATA
It encodes:
- the SAK gene encoding serine/threonine-protein kinase PLK4, translating into MGMAPPGNSFGESIQEYEVTALIGKGGFASVYRGRCCKTGLDVAIKMIDKKNMKAQGMVDRVRQEVQIHSRLKHPSVLELYTFFEDDNYVYLVLELCLGGELQRHIRSLSHPLSEEKVSQIIRQVTQGLLYLHSHRILHRDLTLANLLLVDDMSEMRVKIADFGLATQLKRLEDKHMTMCGTPNYISPEVATKSAHGLEADVWGLGCMIYTLLVGRPPFDTDEIKSTLTRVVMANYKIPDHVSSEARDLIQCLLKKNPKERMKLHDVLDHPFLRKSLVKENSSERWLGEDSGLCTMSSRTDRPGSSVQSSHHIIQSAAKQNYSQPIMSQFSLNRCGNMSENHMSWGGPCGNLAHSSRHQHPNPALVDLQRSLVHTGSCHSQNSFCSHSSSQPVHSVAVVDPRPCISHAVPVLGQNCNAGNNPTHSYYQTHTSNPQKSSGTGCEFETRSSEWSMDCHPRAADMPEATSAAFPNEAKKNLPPPLNTTRLQPVRHQTKKAVLTILETGEVVVEFLRKGLTSEKVMDVCRISGDGLRVILYRPNKGKGVEVCDQPATLPSNGADHIFSYDNLPEKYFTKYIYASRFVDLVKAVTPKVTLFSDRAKCVLMENQPLPNFETNFLGGQKVSRTAGIWKITTDSSSHVEVDPGDSGSLSPSQQILWNHAYQCLKHCELVERTLQDVASSGMKCFPVIIGKRPVISNALQANKENQPTVITPPSKPHLSMLDKGFNSAAVIKTTQLARNQHNVQVVRSAYIPGVGVANQLSNGEVQVQYSDGSILTVDSSKGTTSFVTSAGDQQVFENRNNLPIWLQVKLTSFPSVIQHLLSSKNTSTCSQSIS
- the mRpS14 gene encoding small ribosomal subunit protein uS14m; protein product: MNNMLKNTLKLIPSTLGICSNIMFQQLRTRWVDCRMIRDFKRRKCVVEYADERLRLRTILKNKVLPVAIREDARAMIMELPRNSHPYRTTYRCALTSRPRGNVKPFRMSRIVWRDLADHNRLSGVQRAMW